Genomic window (Campylobacter sp. RM16704):
TTTAAATCTCTTATGAAAGAAAAAATACTCATCAGGTTTGAATTTTATCATTTCTTCGCAACACTTTGCTTGATACTTAGTAAGCTCTTCTATACTTGCTTTACTTGCATCTAAAGCCTTAAAAGTCTTTACAAAAAATTTCTCATCTTTTTGATACACAAAACAAGGTAAAATCATAGCATTTGTTTTTTTTGCAAGCACACTCGCACCTACTATGAAATTTACTTCTTGATTAAAATATTGTATTTTTATACTTTCACTATCTACCGCATCTTGATCGGTTAAAATTCCAAGCGACCTGCCTTCTTTTAAAGCCTTTAGCATTTTTTTAAGGCCACCTTTTTTTTCTATAAGTTCTATGTTAAATTGCGTGCGATTTTTACTTAAAATTTTATCCATTATCACACTATCAAGTGCTCTTCCAACTATAGAAATTCCTTTAAATTTAGCCCCAAAAGACAAAGCCAAAAGCTCCCAGTTACCATAATGAGCCGTAGTTACGATTAAAGGTCTTTTACTTTGCATTATATTTAAAATTTGTTCCTCATTATCAAAGCAAATTTTATTGGTAATCTCTTCTTTGTTTGCATTTTGATTTTTGATAAAATCAATCCCAAATTTAGCAAAATTTCTATAGATATTAAGGTTAGTTTCATCACGCCATTTTTGATCTTTTTCAGGAAAGCAAATTTTTAAGTTTATATCGATAATTTTGCGGTGTTTATGATTTAACTTATAGGTTATTAAAGCAACCAAATTTGCAAAAGAATTTAAAAGCTTTGAGGGTAAAATCTTCACAAGAACTTTTAACATATAAAAAAGGCTTAAATATACATAATTTATCATTTTTCTAAAAGCTCACAAGCTAGTTTAAAAATATCTTTTTCATCGATATTTTGTATGCAAAAATCACTTTTATCTATATGTTTTGAATGTAGTATTTTTTTACCCGCATTGATAATTTTATTGATATTTGTTTCATAAGCATTTCTTTGACTAGGCGTGGCTCCAAAAATGGTTATAGAAGGTTTATTTAATGCAAAAGCCAAATGAGTTGGTCCGCTATCATTTCCGATAATCAAATCACTTTCCTTAGTTAAAGCACAAAGCTCACTTAAGCTTAATTTTGGTGCAAGTTCTATTTTTAAATGTTTTAAATTTAAAACTATATCTTTAGCAAAATTAAACTCATTAACATTGCCCCAACCAAGCATAATTTTTGCATTAGTAAAATGTTCCAAAAGCATTCTACAAAGCAATATCAAACGCTCTTTTGGATAAATTTTATTTGGCATAGATGAGCCTACATGTATGAGTATATTTGGTGTATTTTCTCCTAAAGACAATCTTTGCTCCAAGCTTTCTTTCAACTCATCATCTACACTAAAACAACTTTGTTTTAGCTCTATATCATTATAATCAAAATGTTCATTTAATACATAAGCTACCAAAGAAAGATTACGCACAATAATATTTTCTTCATAATTGCACGCAAATTTATGCGTATAAAAATTACTCGCAAAGCCCTCTTTAATACTTTCTTGATCAAAACCAAAAGTATTAGAACACAAAAATTTACCCACTAAAGCAGATTTAATCAAACCTTGCAAGTCAATCACAACATCATATTTATTTTGCCTAGCTTCAAAAAGTATTGCAAAAACTTCTTTAAATTTTCTATCTTTTAATGGCAAAGCATAAACTTCATTAATCATTGGATGATCTTGCAACAAACCTGCAAATCTTGCATCCACAAACCAATCAATACTCGCCTTAGGATAATGCTTTTTAATAAATTGTAAAACAATTACTGCATGGATGATATCTCCAAGTGCAGATAATTTAACCAATCCTATTTTCATATGCTACTTTATTTTTAAATTTTCTGTTATGATTGTAACAAAGATTTTTTTAAAAAAAGGTTTATTATGCAAGAATATATTTGTGTGTTTGACTGTGAAAGTATTCCTGATATAGAGCTGATTAAACACATTTATGATTTTAATGGCGATGATTTAAGCATTAGCAAGCAAGCTTTAGAAAGACAAAAAGAAGAAAGCGGAAGTGAATTTTTACCCCTGCCTTTTCATAAAGTTGTAAGTATTTGTGCGGTAATTGCGGATAAATTTGGAAATTTCATAAAAGTTAATAAAATCAAAGGCGAGAGTGAAAAGCAAATGCTAGAAGAGTTTTTTAACTTCATAGACAAACACCAACCACGCCTTGTAAGCTTTAACGGCAAAAGCTATGATATGCCTTTACTTGTTATAAGAGCATTAAAATACAATATCAACGCAAGTGCTTATTTGGATGCAAGCGATAAATGGAATAATTACAAAAGTAAATTTGCCGAAGAAAAGCATTGTGATTTATTAGAATCTTTAGGAAGTTTTGGTCAAAAAGGTTTAAGACTTGATACACTTTGTGCTATGGCAGGACTTCCTGGAAAGTATGATATGCATGGAAATGAAGTATTAGAACTTTTCTATCAAAACAAACTAAAAAAAATTCACGAATACTGCGAAAGCGATGTGTTAAACACTTATATGCTGTTTTTAAAATACGAACTCATTAAAGGAAATTTAACTCAAGAAGATTATCTTAATATTTTAAAACATTTTAAAGATGAACTTTTACAAAAGCATAGCGATAAAAGTTATCAAAAACCATTTTTAGATGCCATAGAAAAAGAAAAGAGTAAGTTTTAAATTAATTAAGAAAAGTGTAATAAAATAATTATTATTAAAAATATCAAAAAAGGTCACAAAATGAAAATCTTAATAACAGGTGGTGCAGGATACATAGGCTCTCACACTTTAAAGCAATTTTTAGAAACAAATCATGAAATTTGTGTATTAGATAATCTTTCAAAAGGTAGCAAAAAAAGCTTAGACGAACTTTCTAAGATTAAACCTTTTAAGTTTTTTGAGCAAGATTTAAGTGATTATGCTGGGATTAAAAAACTTTTCAAAGAAGAAAAATTCGATGCGATTGTGCATTTTGCAGCAAGTATTGAAGTGCCTGAAAGTATGGAAAATCCTTTAAAATACTATATGAATAACACCGCAAATACAAGTAATTTAATCCAAACTTGTTTAGAAACAGGTGTGAAAAAATTCATTTTTTCTTCAACCGCAGCTACTTATGGAGAGCCACAAACTCCTATCGTAGATGAACAAAGTCCATTAGCACCGATTAATCCTTATGGGCAAAGCAAACTCATGAGTGAAAAAGTCTTGCAAGATGCTAATATGGCTAATCCTGAATTTAAATACTGCATTTTAAGGTATTTCAATGTAGCAGGTGCTTGTATGAGTTATCCTATAGGGCAACGCTATCCAAAAGCTACTTTACTTATCAAGGTTGCTGCTGAAGTAGCCACAGGAAAAAGAGAAAAGCTTTATATTTTTGGCGATGATTATAATACTAAAGATGGCACTTGTATTAGAGATTTTATCCATGTTGATGATATTTCAAGTGCACATTTAGCCGCTTTAGAATACCTAGAAAATAATGAAAGTAATATTTTCAATGTAGGCTATGGACACGGTTTTAGCGTAAAAGAAGTGATCGAGACCATGAAAAAAGTAAGCGGGGTGGATTTTACAGTAGAACTTGCACCAAAAAGAGCTGGGGATCCTTCTGTGCTTATTTCAAATGCTGATAAAATCAAAACTCTAACTAGCTGGAAACCAAAATATGATAATTTAGAATTAATCTGTAAAAGTGCTTATGAGTGGGAAAAGCAGTGTTAAAAAAACTTTTTTTTATACTCAATGCCCATGATAAAAGATTTTTATTTGCTTTGCTAATTTTTTCTATTTTTATAGGATTTATAGAAAGCTTTGCTATTTCTTTAATCATGCCCTTTGTATCAGTGGCGAGTAATTTTGAGCTTTTAGAAAAAAGCTCCTATTTTCAACCTATATATGAGTATTTAAATTTACCAAGTTATAAGATTATTGCTTATTTTGGCTGTATATTAATCGCCTTTTATATTTTTAGAGCCTTTTTAAATGCTTTTTATTTTCATTTGCTCGCACGCTTTTCTAAAGGACGTTATCACAGCATTGCTTGTCGCATTTTTGATAAATATTTACATCTTGAATATGAAAATTTTACCAATAAAAACCAATCAGAACTTTTAAAAACCATCACTCAAGAAGTATTTCACTTAAGCACACTAATTAGTGCATTTTTGCTTATGCTAAGTGAAAGTTTTGTAGTATTTTTACTTTATACTTTATTGCTAATTATCAACTATAAAATCACCCTAGCTTTAAGTGCTTTTTTACTTTTAAATGCTTTCATTTTAATCAAAATCCTCTCACCCTTAGTAAAAAAAGCTTCCATAGCTAGAGAAGAAGCGATGAAAAATTATTTTGAGATTTTAAATGCAAATTTAAATAACCTTAAAATCATCAAACTCAAAACCAAAGAACAAAGCACACAAAAGCTTTATGAAATTCAAAGTGGGCTTTTTGCCAAAGCAAATATTAGCAATGAAAGTATGTCAAGCATACCTAGAATTTATCTCGAAGGTATAGGTTTTTGTATGCTTTGTTTTATCGTGGTGTATTTGGTTTTAAGATATGAAAGTGATATTTCATCTATCTTAGCAACTATTACTATTTTTGTGGTAGCTCTTTATAGGCTTATGCCAAGTGCAAATCGTATCATCACAAGTTATAATGAAATCACATATTATAAAAATTCTTTAGATATTATTTATAACACGCTTAATGAAAAAGAAGAAAAATTAGGAAATGAAAATATTGAATTTAAAGAAAAAATCGTTTTGAAAAATCTTTTCTTTGCTTATAAGGGTAAGAAAAATTTATTTAAAAATTTAAATTTTGAACTTAAGAAAAATGAAAAAATCGCTTTTATAGGTAAAAGTGGAAGTGGCAAAAGTACTTTAGTTGATCTTATCATAGGGCTTTTAAAACCAAGCGATGGAGCTATTTTTGCAGATGGAATTAAGCTTGATGAGAGCAATATAAAAAGTTTTAGAAGTAAAATTGGCTACATACCTCAACAAATTTATCTTTTTAATGATTCTATTGCTAAAAATATTAGTTTTGGAGAAGAAATAAATGAAGAACTTTTACACAAGGTAATCAAGCAAGCTAATCTTGAAAGCTTTGTAAATTCACTTGAAGATGGAGTGCATACTAAAGTGGGTGATTCAGGTTCGTTTTTAAGTGGGGGTCAAAGACAAAGAATAGCCATAGCAAGAGCACTTTACCAACAACCTGAAATTTTAGTTTTAGATGAAGCAACTAGTGCTCTTGATCAAGAAAGTGAAACAAAAATCATGGAAGAAATCTATAAAATTTCAAAAGATAAAACTCTCATCATCATAGCTCATAGACTCTCAACCATACAAGGTTGTGATAGAGTATTTGAAGTAAATCATGGGCATTTAAAGGAACAAGTATGAAAATTACTTTCATCATAGCTACTTTAAATTCAGGTGGTGCTGAAAGAGTATTAGTCACTTTAGCTAATGAGCTTTGTAAAAATCATGAAATTAGTATTATTAAATTTCACAAAGAAGACTCTTTTTACAAGCTTGATCCAAAAATCAAACTTTTCACTCTAGAGCAATTTGATTTTTCTACTCTTTATAATAAAATA
Coding sequences:
- the pglK gene encoding BC-type lipopolysaccharide transporter PglK, whose protein sequence is MLKKLFFILNAHDKRFLFALLIFSIFIGFIESFAISLIMPFVSVASNFELLEKSSYFQPIYEYLNLPSYKIIAYFGCILIAFYIFRAFLNAFYFHLLARFSKGRYHSIACRIFDKYLHLEYENFTNKNQSELLKTITQEVFHLSTLISAFLLMLSESFVVFLLYTLLLIINYKITLALSAFLLLNAFILIKILSPLVKKASIAREEAMKNYFEILNANLNNLKIIKLKTKEQSTQKLYEIQSGLFAKANISNESMSSIPRIYLEGIGFCMLCFIVVYLVLRYESDISSILATITIFVVALYRLMPSANRIITSYNEITYYKNSLDIIYNTLNEKEEKLGNENIEFKEKIVLKNLFFAYKGKKNLFKNLNFELKKNEKIAFIGKSGSGKSTLVDLIIGLLKPSDGAIFADGIKLDESNIKSFRSKIGYIPQQIYLFNDSIAKNISFGEEINEELLHKVIKQANLESFVNSLEDGVHTKVGDSGSFLSGGQRQRIAIARALYQQPEILVLDEATSALDQESETKIMEEIYKISKDKTLIIIAHRLSTIQGCDRVFEVNHGHLKEQV
- the waaC gene encoding lipopolysaccharide heptosyltransferase I → MKIGLVKLSALGDIIHAVIVLQFIKKHYPKASIDWFVDARFAGLLQDHPMINEVYALPLKDRKFKEVFAILFEARQNKYDVVIDLQGLIKSALVGKFLCSNTFGFDQESIKEGFASNFYTHKFACNYEENIIVRNLSLVAYVLNEHFDYNDIELKQSCFSVDDELKESLEQRLSLGENTPNILIHVGSSMPNKIYPKERLILLCRMLLEHFTNAKIMLGWGNVNEFNFAKDIVLNLKHLKIELAPKLSLSELCALTKESDLIIGNDSGPTHLAFALNKPSITIFGATPSQRNAYETNINKIINAGKKILHSKHIDKSDFCIQNIDEKDIFKLACELLEK
- a CDS encoding 3'-5' exonuclease — encoded protein: MQEYICVFDCESIPDIELIKHIYDFNGDDLSISKQALERQKEESGSEFLPLPFHKVVSICAVIADKFGNFIKVNKIKGESEKQMLEEFFNFIDKHQPRLVSFNGKSYDMPLLVIRALKYNINASAYLDASDKWNNYKSKFAEEKHCDLLESLGSFGQKGLRLDTLCAMAGLPGKYDMHGNEVLELFYQNKLKKIHEYCESDVLNTYMLFLKYELIKGNLTQEDYLNILKHFKDELLQKHSDKSYQKPFLDAIEKEKSKF
- a CDS encoding lipid A biosynthesis lauroyl acyltransferase: MINYVYLSLFYMLKVLVKILPSKLLNSFANLVALITYKLNHKHRKIIDINLKICFPEKDQKWRDETNLNIYRNFAKFGIDFIKNQNANKEEITNKICFDNEEQILNIMQSKRPLIVTTAHYGNWELLALSFGAKFKGISIVGRALDSVIMDKILSKNRTQFNIELIEKKGGLKKMLKALKEGRSLGILTDQDAVDSESIKIQYFNQEVNFIVGASVLAKKTNAMILPCFVYQKDEKFFVKTFKALDASKASIEELTKYQAKCCEEMIKFKPDEYFFFHKRFKRYNHELYL
- the galE gene encoding UDP-glucose 4-epimerase GalE, producing the protein MKILITGGAGYIGSHTLKQFLETNHEICVLDNLSKGSKKSLDELSKIKPFKFFEQDLSDYAGIKKLFKEEKFDAIVHFAASIEVPESMENPLKYYMNNTANTSNLIQTCLETGVKKFIFSSTAATYGEPQTPIVDEQSPLAPINPYGQSKLMSEKVLQDANMANPEFKYCILRYFNVAGACMSYPIGQRYPKATLLIKVAAEVATGKREKLYIFGDDYNTKDGTCIRDFIHVDDISSAHLAALEYLENNESNIFNVGYGHGFSVKEVIETMKKVSGVDFTVELAPKRAGDPSVLISNADKIKTLTSWKPKYDNLELICKSAYEWEKQC